Proteins from a genomic interval of Rhodococcus rhodochrous:
- a CDS encoding aldo/keto reductase, with translation MEYRTVGASGLRVSRLGLGTLTWGRGTDGDEAAAQLSAFVDVGGTLVDTSPAYGDGVAQRILAELLDDVVPRDQLVLSGSSGIDTSTLGSGRVDCSRSGLLNQLDATLRELGTDHLDVWQVATWDPHTPVDEVMDALEFAVTSGRVRYVGVRGYLGWQLATAAAAARRPAPLISTQVEYSLLARGVEEELIPAAAHHGVGVFAAVPLAGGVLTGKYRSGVPVDSRGADDVHTEEVRRYLTESAVRVVDAVATAADGLGTSPLAVALAWVRDRPHVASTLVGARDLAQLTGVLVAEELALPPAIAAALDDVSA, from the coding sequence ATGGAATACAGGACAGTCGGTGCGAGCGGCCTGCGGGTTTCACGGCTCGGCCTGGGCACCTTGACGTGGGGTCGCGGAACGGACGGCGACGAGGCCGCAGCCCAGTTGTCGGCCTTCGTCGATGTGGGCGGCACGCTCGTCGACACCTCCCCCGCCTACGGAGACGGGGTCGCGCAACGGATCCTCGCCGAACTGCTCGACGACGTGGTGCCCCGCGACCAGCTGGTGCTGTCGGGCAGCTCCGGCATCGACACCTCCACACTCGGTTCCGGCCGGGTGGACTGCTCCCGCTCGGGCCTGCTCAACCAACTCGACGCGACCCTGCGCGAACTCGGCACCGACCACCTCGACGTGTGGCAGGTCGCGACGTGGGATCCGCACACCCCCGTCGACGAGGTGATGGACGCCCTCGAATTCGCCGTCACCAGCGGGCGCGTGCGCTACGTCGGGGTGCGCGGCTATCTCGGCTGGCAGCTCGCGACCGCCGCGGCGGCCGCCCGGCGCCCGGCTCCGCTGATCAGCACGCAGGTCGAGTACTCCCTGCTCGCCCGCGGCGTCGAGGAGGAGTTGATCCCCGCCGCGGCCCACCACGGCGTGGGTGTGTTCGCGGCCGTGCCGCTCGCCGGCGGTGTGCTCACCGGTAAGTACCGGTCGGGGGTGCCGGTGGATTCGCGCGGCGCCGACGACGTGCACACCGAGGAGGTGCGCCGCTATCTCACCGAATCCGCGGTGCGCGTCGTCGACGCGGTCGCCACAGCTGCCGACGGTCTGGGCACCTCGCCGCTGGCCGTCGCGCTGGCGTGGGTGCGCGACCGACCACACGTGGCCTCGACGCTCGTGGGTGCCCGGGATCTCGCGCAGCTGACCGGAGTGCTGGTCGCGGAGGAGTTGGCGTTGCCGCCGGCGATCGCCGCGGCACTCGACGACGTGAGCGCGTGA
- a CDS encoding undecaprenyl-diphosphate phosphatase produces MGESMTWLQTIVLGIVQGLTEFLPISSSGHLRIVSEIFFGEDAGASFTAVTQLGTEAAVLVFFAGDIWRILRAWFRGLFHKEHRADHDYKMGWYVILGTIPIGILGVLFKDDIRTVARNLWLVATMLIVFSIVIAAAEYFGKQRRDVSQLTLKDGLIMGSAQALALIPGVSRSGGTISAGLFLGLTREAAARYSFLLAIPAVVASGLFSLPDAFEPAGEGLNASGAQLLVATVIAFAVGYAAIAWLLRFVVNHSMYWFVGYRVILGVIVLGLLATGVVSAT; encoded by the coding sequence ATCGGCGAATCGATGACCTGGCTGCAGACGATCGTCCTCGGCATCGTGCAGGGCCTCACGGAGTTCCTGCCGATCTCCTCGTCCGGCCACCTGCGGATCGTGTCGGAGATCTTCTTCGGGGAGGACGCGGGCGCGTCCTTCACCGCGGTCACCCAGCTGGGCACCGAGGCCGCGGTGCTGGTGTTCTTCGCCGGCGACATCTGGCGCATCCTGCGCGCGTGGTTCCGCGGCCTGTTCCACAAGGAGCACCGCGCCGACCACGATTACAAGATGGGCTGGTACGTCATCCTCGGCACCATCCCGATCGGCATCCTCGGCGTGCTGTTCAAGGACGACATCCGCACCGTCGCCCGCAATCTGTGGCTCGTCGCCACCATGCTCATCGTGTTCTCGATCGTCATCGCCGCTGCCGAGTACTTCGGCAAGCAGCGGCGCGACGTGAGTCAGCTCACCCTCAAGGACGGCCTGATCATGGGTTCGGCGCAGGCGCTGGCCCTGATCCCCGGCGTGTCCCGCTCCGGCGGCACCATCTCGGCCGGTCTGTTCCTCGGTCTCACCCGCGAGGCCGCCGCCCGGTATTCGTTCCTGCTCGCCATTCCTGCGGTCGTCGCCTCCGGTCTGTTCAGCCTGCCGGACGCCTTCGAACCGGCCGGTGAGGGGCTCAACGCCTCGGGAGCGCAGTTGCTCGTCGCGACCGTGATCGCCTTCGCGGTCGGTTACGCCGCGATCGCATGGCTGCTGCGCTTCGTCGTCAACCACTCGATGTACTGGTTCGTCGGCTACCGCGTGATCCTCGGCGTGATCGTGCTGGGGCTGCTCGCGACCGGCGTGGTCTCCGCCACCTGA
- a CDS encoding histidine phosphatase family protein, with amino-acid sequence MTVILLRHGRSTANTSHVLAGRSPGVELDEVGHVQAKNLVTRFAGLEITEIVRSPLLRCRQTVQPLATDRGLEPVVDERLAEVDYGQWTGRELKELVEEPLWAVVQQHASAAVFPDGEGLAQVQSRAVAAIREHDRRLRDAHGKDVVWIACSHGDVIKSILADALATHLDSFQRIVAEPASISVVRYTDTRPFVLRVNDTGSDLSGLAGPSEPKSVPGGEVPGAVEEPGDPPQGHRQETARG; translated from the coding sequence ATGACGGTCATCCTGCTGCGGCACGGACGGTCGACGGCGAACACCTCGCACGTGTTGGCCGGTCGTTCCCCCGGTGTCGAACTCGACGAGGTCGGCCACGTCCAGGCGAAGAATCTCGTCACCCGGTTCGCCGGTCTCGAGATCACCGAGATCGTGCGGTCGCCGCTGCTGCGGTGCCGGCAGACGGTGCAGCCGCTGGCGACCGATCGCGGACTCGAACCGGTCGTCGACGAGCGGCTCGCCGAGGTCGACTACGGGCAGTGGACCGGACGCGAACTGAAGGAATTGGTCGAGGAACCGCTGTGGGCGGTCGTGCAGCAGCACGCTTCCGCGGCGGTCTTCCCCGACGGTGAAGGGCTCGCGCAGGTGCAGTCCCGCGCAGTGGCCGCGATCCGCGAACACGACCGGCGCCTGCGCGACGCGCACGGCAAGGACGTCGTGTGGATCGCGTGCAGCCACGGCGACGTCATCAAGTCGATCCTCGCCGACGCGCTCGCGACGCATCTCGACAGCTTCCAGCGGATCGTCGCCGAGCCGGCGTCGATCAGCGTCGTCCGCTACACCGACACCCGGCCGTTCGTGCTGCGCGTGAACGACACCGGTTCGGACCTGTCCGGACTCGCCGGCCCGTCCGAACCGAAGTCCGTGCCCGGCGGCGAAGTGCCCGGCGCGGTCGAGGAACCCGGCGACCCACCGCAGGGGCACCGACAGGAGACGGCACGCGGATAA
- a CDS encoding DUF3090 domain-containing protein, whose translation MARAIHVFRTPDRFIAGTVGEPGDRVFYLQAVHESRVVSVLLEKQQVQILADRMGLLLEEVQRRFGTVIPDDPEVDVSPLVTPIEAEFRVGTMGLGWDADAGSVVVELLAVTDTELDESVVLDDTEEGPDAVRVFLTPVQAREFAARSELVVSAGRAPCPLCGEPIGADGHICVRTNGYLRTPGFDPAAWFGEEES comes from the coding sequence ATGGCCCGCGCGATACACGTGTTTCGAACACCTGATCGGTTCATCGCCGGCACCGTCGGTGAACCGGGCGACCGGGTGTTCTACCTGCAGGCCGTGCACGAGTCCCGTGTGGTGAGCGTGCTTCTGGAGAAGCAGCAGGTGCAGATCCTGGCCGACCGGATGGGACTGTTGCTCGAAGAGGTGCAGCGCCGCTTCGGCACGGTGATCCCCGACGATCCCGAGGTCGACGTCAGTCCGCTGGTGACACCGATCGAAGCCGAGTTCCGGGTCGGCACCATGGGTCTGGGCTGGGACGCCGACGCCGGATCGGTGGTGGTCGAACTGCTCGCGGTCACCGACACCGAACTCGACGAATCGGTAGTGCTCGACGACACCGAGGAAGGCCCCGACGCGGTGCGGGTGTTCCTCACCCCGGTGCAGGCCCGCGAATTCGCGGCCCGCTCCGAACTCGTCGTCTCGGCCGGGCGCGCGCCGTGCCCGCTGTGCGGCGAACCGATCGGCGCCGACGGACACATCTGCGTCCGCACCAACGGTTACCTGCGCACTCCCGGATTCGATCCGGCCGCGTGGTTCGGCGAGGAAGAAAGCTGA
- a CDS encoding SCO1664 family protein, whose amino-acid sequence MTTPDVRSVLTDGDLDVVGQIAHASNATLVCDAQLGDTEVRCVYKPVRGERPLWDFPDGTLAGREVASYLISEALGWDVIPLTVLRDGPYGPGMVQRWIDTVDTAQGGTERLDLVDLCPAGAVAQGWLPILRARDLDGAEVVLVHADDPRLQRMAVLDVVLNNADRKGGHVLEGRDGHVYGVDHGICLHQDDKLRTVLWGWSGDPVDPVLLADLDKLLRRFDGGFAEELCEHVTATEVRALQRRITRLLEHPVMPHPRGDRRIPWPAF is encoded by the coding sequence GTGACGACGCCGGACGTGCGGAGCGTGCTGACCGACGGCGACCTCGACGTCGTCGGGCAGATCGCGCACGCGAGCAACGCGACCCTCGTGTGCGACGCGCAGCTCGGCGACACCGAGGTGCGGTGCGTCTACAAACCCGTCCGCGGGGAGCGGCCGCTGTGGGACTTCCCCGACGGCACCCTCGCCGGACGCGAGGTCGCCTCGTACCTGATCTCCGAGGCACTCGGCTGGGACGTCATCCCGCTCACCGTGCTGCGCGACGGTCCGTACGGTCCCGGCATGGTGCAGCGCTGGATCGACACGGTCGACACCGCGCAGGGCGGAACGGAACGCCTGGATCTGGTGGACCTGTGCCCCGCCGGTGCGGTCGCGCAGGGATGGCTGCCGATCCTGCGTGCCCGCGATCTGGACGGCGCCGAGGTGGTGCTCGTCCACGCCGACGATCCGCGCCTGCAACGCATGGCGGTGCTCGACGTAGTCCTCAACAACGCCGACCGCAAGGGCGGCCACGTCCTCGAAGGTCGCGACGGGCACGTCTACGGCGTCGATCACGGCATCTGCCTGCACCAGGACGACAAGCTGCGCACCGTGCTGTGGGGGTGGAGCGGCGACCCCGTCGACCCGGTCCTCCTCGCCGACCTCGACAAGCTGCTGCGCCGATTCGACGGCGGCTTCGCCGAGGAGCTGTGCGAGCACGTCACCGCCACCGAGGTGCGTGCCCTGCAGCGCAGGATCACCCGCTTGCTCGAACATCCCGTGATGCCGCATCCGCGCGGCGACCGGCGCATTCCCTGGCCCGCCTTCTGA
- the mshC gene encoding cysteine--1-D-myo-inosityl 2-amino-2-deoxy-alpha-D-glucopyranoside ligase: MQSWSDVAIPSVPGQGPPLRLFDTADRAVRPVTPGDTATMYVCGITPYDATHLGHAATYLTFDLVNRIWRDAGHDVHYVQNVTDVDDPLFERAERDGEDWVVLGMRETALFREDMEALRVLPPRDYIGAVESVNEVVELVEKLVASGAAYIVEDAEYPDVYFRTDATEQFGYESGYDHDTMMRFFAERGGDPERPGKRDPLDALLWRAQRPGEPAWPSPFGDGRPGWHIECAAIALNRIGSGFDVQGGGSDLIFPHHEYSAAHAEAVTGDRRFARHYVHTGMIGLDGEKMSKSRGNLVFVSKMRGEGVDPAAIRLGLLSGHYRVDRPWTSEVLGAAEARLALWKQAAALPSAASAEDTVARLRQHLADDLDTPKALDALDGWASFAVERGGDDAAAPGLFADAVDALLGVPLR; encoded by the coding sequence ATGCAATCTTGGTCCGACGTCGCGATCCCGTCCGTCCCCGGTCAGGGGCCTCCGTTGCGGTTGTTCGACACCGCGGACCGAGCGGTGCGTCCGGTCACCCCGGGCGACACCGCGACGATGTACGTGTGCGGCATCACCCCCTACGACGCCACGCACCTCGGCCACGCCGCCACCTACCTGACCTTCGATCTGGTCAACCGCATCTGGCGCGACGCCGGCCACGACGTCCACTACGTGCAGAACGTCACCGACGTCGACGACCCGCTGTTCGAACGCGCCGAGCGCGACGGTGAGGACTGGGTCGTTCTCGGCATGCGCGAGACCGCCCTGTTCCGCGAGGACATGGAAGCCCTGCGCGTGCTGCCGCCGCGCGACTACATCGGTGCCGTCGAATCGGTGAACGAGGTCGTCGAACTCGTCGAGAAGCTCGTCGCCTCCGGTGCCGCCTACATCGTCGAGGACGCCGAGTACCCCGATGTCTACTTCCGGACCGACGCCACCGAGCAGTTCGGCTACGAATCCGGCTACGACCACGACACGATGATGCGGTTCTTCGCCGAGCGCGGCGGCGACCCGGAGCGCCCCGGCAAGCGCGACCCGCTCGACGCGCTGCTGTGGCGCGCGCAGCGTCCCGGCGAACCGGCCTGGCCGTCGCCCTTCGGTGACGGACGCCCCGGCTGGCACATCGAGTGCGCGGCCATCGCCCTCAACCGCATCGGCTCCGGCTTCGATGTGCAGGGCGGCGGCAGCGACCTGATCTTCCCGCACCACGAGTACTCCGCCGCGCACGCCGAGGCCGTCACCGGCGACCGGCGCTTCGCGCGGCACTATGTGCACACCGGCATGATCGGCCTCGACGGCGAGAAGATGTCGAAGTCGCGCGGCAACCTGGTGTTCGTCTCCAAGATGCGCGGTGAGGGCGTCGACCCGGCTGCCATCCGCCTGGGTTTGCTGTCGGGTCACTACCGCGTCGACCGTCCGTGGACGTCCGAGGTCCTCGGCGCCGCCGAGGCGCGACTGGCGCTGTGGAAGCAGGCGGCGGCGCTGCCGTCGGCAGCCTCCGCCGAGGACACGGTCGCGCGCCTGCGCCAGCACCTCGCCGACGACCTCGACACCCCGAAGGCCCTCGACGCCCTGGACGGGTGGGCGAGCTTCGCTGTCGAGCGCGGCGGCGACGATGCTGCGGCGCCGGGCCTGTTCGCCGACGCGGTCGACGCGCTGCTGGGCGTGCCGCTGCGCTGA